The Glycine soja cultivar W05 chromosome 6, ASM419377v2, whole genome shotgun sequence genome has a window encoding:
- the LOC114417434 gene encoding DNA damage-repair/toleration protein DRT100-like, with protein MNLYHSSTTTTTTTIFTVIFLLLAILFTLTPHKANGATCHPEEEAGLLGFKSGIRSDPSGLLSNWISGTDCCTWTGVECHYNSTRVQRLFLTGQKPETILSGTISPTLSKLKLLDGLYLINLINISGPFPNFLFQLPNLQFIYLENNNLSGRIPDNIGNLTRLDVLSLTGNRFIGPVPSSITKLTQLTQLKLGNNFLTGTVPQGIAKLVNLTYLSLEGNQLEGTIPDFFSSFTDLRILNFSYNKFSGNIPNSISSLAPKLTYLELGHNSLSGKIPDFLGKFKALDTLDLSWNKFSGTVPASFKNLTKIFNLNLSNNLLVDPFPEMNVKGIESLDLSNNSFHLGSIPKWVASSPIIFSLKLVNCGIKMRLEDFKPSETYFYDFIDLSGNEISGSAIGLVNSTEYLVGFWASGNKLKFDLGKLRFGERFKFLDLSRNWVFGKVPNSVVGLEKLNVSYNHLCGQLPKNKFPASAFVGNDCLCGSPLPPCNKA; from the coding sequence ATGAATCTGTACcactcctccaccaccaccaccaccaccaccatcttcACCGTCATATTCCTCCTCCTTGCAATATTATTCACTCTCACACCCCACAAGGCCAACGGTGCCACGTGTCACCCTGAGGAAGAAGCGGGCCTGTTGGGCTTCAAATCCGGTATCCGATCCGACCCGTCCGGCCTGCTCAGTAACTGGATATCGGGTACGGACTGCTGCACATGGACCGGAGTAGAATGCCACTATAACAGCACCCGGGTCCAAAGATTATTCTTAACGGGTCAAAAACCCGAAACCATCTTATCGGGTACCATCTCACCCACCCTCTCAAAACTCAAACTCCTCGATGGACTCTACCTCATAAACCTCATCAACATTTCGGGTCCCTTCCCAAATTTTCTTTTCCAACTTCCAAATCTCCAATTTATCTATCTAGAAAACAACAATCTCTCGGGTCGAATACCCGATAACATCGGTAACCTTACCCGATTAGATGTACTCAGTTTAACTGGTAACCGGTTCATCGGACCCGTACCGAGTTCAATAACCAAGTTGACTCAGCTCACTCAGCTCAAACTCGGTAACAATTTTCTCACCGGAACAGTTCCCCAAGGAATTGCCAAGCTCGTTAATTTAACCTATTTGAGTCTCGAAGGAAACCAACTTGAAGGTACCATACCggattttttctcttccttcacgGATCTTCGGATTCTTAATTTTTCTTACAACAAATTTTCCGGGAATATCCCCAACTCGATTTCTTCCCTGGCGCCGAAACTGACGTACTTGGAGCTTGGGCACAACTCACTTTCCGGGAAAATCCCTGATTTTCTGGGAAAATTCAAGGCGCTTGACACGCTTGACCTGTCATGGAACAAGTTTTCCGGAACGGTCCCTGCGAGTTTCAAGAACCTGACGAAAATCTTCAACCTGAACCTCTCCAACAACCTCCTGGTGGACCCGTTCCCCGAGATGAACGTGAAAGGGATAGAATCGTTGGACTTGTCGAACAACAGTTTTCACCTGGGGAGCATTCCCAAGTGGGTGGCTTCGTCGCCGATAATATTCTCTCTGAAGCTTGTGAATTGCGGAATAAAGATGAGGCTAGAGGATTTTAAGCCTTCGGAGACTTATTTCTATGATTTTATTGATCTTTCGGGGAATGAAATTTCAGGGAGTGCAATTGGGTTGGTGAATAGTACTGAGTATTTGGTGGGGTTTTGGGCTTCGGGGAACAAGTTGAAGTTTGATTTGGGGAAGTTAAggtttggggagaggtttaagTTTTTGGATTTGTCTCGTAATTGGGTGTTTGGGAAGGTTCCAAACAGTGTTGTTGGGCTTGAGAAGTTGAATGTTAGCTATAACCATCTTTGTGGTCAGCTTCCCAAGAATAAGTTTCCGGCAAGTGCTTTTGTTGGAAATGATTGTCTCTGTGGTTCTCCTTTGCCACCCTGCAACAAAGCATAA
- the LOC114414269 gene encoding PHD finger protein ALFIN-LIKE 2-like: MASKPRTVEEIFKDYSARRIAIIRALTHDVDKLYGLCDPGKENLCLYGHPNKAWEVTLPSEEVPPELPEPTLGINFARDDVSRRDWISLVAVHSDSWLLSVAFYLGIRLNHNERKRLFGLINILPTIFQVVTDNKPIKDNPTMDSGSKFWGSTEVAAVRNEHIEIFCGSCGGNYNKDEFWIGCDICEWWYHGKCIMMTPTKAETLKHYKCASCSLRRGRL; the protein is encoded by the exons ATGGCTTCCAAACCTCGCACTGTAGAAGAGATCTTCAAGGACTATAGCGCCCGAAGAATCGCTATTATTCGTGCACTCACTCATG atGTTGATAAACTTTACGGGCTCTGTGATCCAG GAAAGGAGAATTTGTGCCTCTATGGACATCCGAATAAGGCTTGGGAAGTAACTCTGCCATCAGAGGAAGTTCCACCAGAGCTCCCTGAGCCAACTCTTGGAATCAATTTTGCTAGGGATGATGTGAGTCGCAGGGATTGGATTTCTTTGGTTGCTGTGCATAGTGATTCGTGGTTGCTTTCTGTGGCCTTTTACCTTGGAATTCGTCTTAACCACAATGAAAG AAAACGCTTATTTGGTTTAATCAACATTCTTCCCACCATTTTTCAAGTTGTGACCGACAATAAACCAATTAAGGACAATCCTACTATGGATAGTGGAAGCAAATTTTGGGGAAGCACTGAG GTAGCAGCAGTTCGAAATGAGcatattgaaatattttgtgGAAGTTGTGGTGGAAATTACAACAAAGATGAATTTTGGATCGGCTGTGATATTTGTGAGTGGTGGTACCATGGAAAGTGTATTATGATGACCCCTACAAAGGCTGAGACCCTAAAGCACTATAAATGTGCATCATGCAGCTTAAGGAGAGGCAGGTTATAG
- the LOC114417435 gene encoding protein FAM136A-like: MDHFAAHEEQLASQRMRQKLEEVNVAAQTNLAPVQDYVNYTLQKAYFKCAYECFDRSKRQEEISSCVENCSIPLSNVQHTFDHEMAQFQERLNRSLMVCQDKYEAARLQKKNDAMNDLVSCADQSIQESIKTLPHLANKLKASFGISDNGS; encoded by the exons ATGGATCACTTTGCAGCACATGAAGAGCAACTTGCTTCACAGAGAATGAGGCAGAAACTTGAAGAAGTAAATGTGGCTGCTCAAACTAATCTTGCCCCTGTCCAAGACTATGTCAATTACACGCTCCAG AAAGCATATTTTAAGTGTGCATATGAGTGCTTTGATAGAAGCAAAAGGCAGGAAGAAATAAGCAGTTGTGTCGAAAATTGCAGCATTCCTCTTTCTAATGTGCAACATACATTTGATCATGAGATGGCACAGTTTCAG GAGAGGTTGAATAGATCTCTGATGGTGTGTCAAGATAAGTACGAGGCGGCTAGGCTACAGAAGAAAAATGATGCTATGAATGATTTGGTTTCCTGTGCTGACCAGTCAATCCAGGAAAGCATCAAGACGCTGCCACATCTTGCCAACAAGTTGAAAGCTTCCTTTGGAATCAGTGACAATGGCTCCTAG
- the LOC114414270 gene encoding protein FAM136A-like, translating into MDNTEAEEQFASEMLRPKLKELEEAVQPKISPVQDYASFTLQKDFFKCGYECFDRSKRQEEVNNCVNNCIDLLTKAKKTLDNEMEMFEEKMKMSTSLMVCLQKHGEAKLQQKAGAALDLVSCLDQSIQENIKFLPHINKLKAAFGISDDSSS; encoded by the exons ATGGATAACACAGAAGCTGAAGAGCAATTTGCTTCAGAGATGCTGAGGCCGAAACTCAAAGAATTGGAGGAGGCTGTTCAACCTAAGATTTCCCCTGTCCAAGACTATGCCAGTTTTACTCTTCAG aaggatttttttaaatgtggaTATGAGTGCTTTGATAGAAGCAAAAGGCAGGAAGAAGTAAACAATTGTGTCAATAATTGCATTGATCTTCTTACTAAAGCGAAAAAAACTTTGGATAATGAGATGGAAATGTTTGAG gagaagatgaagatgagTACATCATTGATGGTGTGTCTACAAAAGCATGGGGAAGCTAAGCTCCAGCAGAAAGCTGGTGCTGCGCTTGATTTGGTTTCCTGTCTTGACCAGTCAATCCAGGAAAACATCAAGTTTCTGCCACATATTAACAAGCTGAAAGCTGCCTTTGGAATTAGTGACGATAGCTCCTCGTAG